The Gadus macrocephalus chromosome 20, ASM3116895v1 genome includes a region encoding these proteins:
- the vgll3 gene encoding transcription cofactor vestigial-like protein 3 isoform X2: MSCLDVMYHQSFGAHYLPSSQVAAAAYKAACYGHHQRKPSAYSKVHECVEQQMHQQQQQLPQSRPAAMLPREQGLRRAPLTPGSRCSDSSGASSGASGGGAPEDCVMTKDGGGGGQPAEAEYLRARCVLFTYFQGSVGDVVDEHFSRALSQSGSFSRDTKPALGVTQQQQLSSPLPGALWKDSASLAEGPIMNMWSGGGCYPSQAGPCPRPASSISVHPDFSCAAVSPLPFHPADGALWPGHALAQAGLPDPHSPWSYGLNAGQSGGGGGGYPQIHDLYPHHPASVHGHHHTHAHHGHHRFPHGHVLHSFPSHSPAAAALDPRISHLLLPGGVRQRASSAEGHGSPPPLSEGVKSETDPSVSIPVAAAPTLPASWSPASLRGSLEVYDSGLDQEKAKASAWF, from the exons ATGAGTTGTCTTGATGTGATGTACCACCAAAGTTTTGGCGCGCACTACCTTCCATCCTCACAAGTGGCTGCAGCGGCTTACAAAGCGGCGTGTTATGGCCATCACCag AGGAAGCCTAGTGCATACAGTAaggtgcatgagtgtgtggagCAGCAGATGcatcagcagcaacagcagctccCACAGAGCCGACCCGCAGCGATGCTGCCCAGGGAGCAGGGCCTCCGGCGGGCACCGCTCACTCCGGGGTCTCGGTGTAGCGACAGCAGCGGTGCTAGCAGCGGTGCTAGTGGCGGTGGCGCCCCGGAGGATTGCGTCATGACCaaggacggcggcggcggcggccagccGGCGGAGGCGGAGTACCTGAGGGCCCGCTGTGTCCTCTTCACCTACTTCCAGGGCAGCGTCGGCGATGTGGTGGACGAACACTTTTCCCGcgctctcagccaatcagggtcTTTCTCCAGGGACACCAAGCCGGCACTCGGGGTCactcagcagcagcagttgtCCTCGCCTCTGCCCGGCGCGTTATGGAAAG ACAGTGCGTCTCTCGCCGAGGGCCCCATCATGAACAtgtggagcgggggggggtgCTACCCGTCCCAGGCCGGCCCGTGCCCCCGTcccgcctcctccatctccGTCCACCCAGACTTCTCCTGCGCCGCCGTCAGCCCCCTGCCCTTCCACCCGGCCGACGGCGCCCTGTGGCCCGGCCACGCGCTGGCCCAGGCCGGCCTGCCGGACCCCCACTCCCCCTGGTCCTACGGCCTCAACGCGGGCcagagcggcggcggcggcggcggctaccCGCAGATCCACGACCTCTACCCCCATCACCCGGCCTCCGTGCACGGGCACCACCACACGCACGCCCACCACGGCCACCACCGGTTCCCGCACGGCCACGTGCTCCACTCGTTCCCGTCCCACAGCCCCGCGGCGGCAGCACTGGACCCCCGGATCAGCCATCTCCTGCTGCCGGGGGGGGTCCGACAGAGGGCGTCCAGCGCCGAGGGCCACGGCTCTCCTCCGCCTCTCAGCGAGGGGGTCAAGTCGGAAACCGACCCCAGTGTCAGCATCCCTGTGGCAGCCGCCCCCACCCTGCCGGCCTCCTGGTCCCCCGCCTCCCTCCGCGGTTCCCTGGAGGTCTATGACTCTG gtcTGGATCAAGAGAAAGCCAAAGCCTCTGCCTGGTTCTGA